In Anaerostipes hadrus ATCC 29173 = JCM 17467, a single genomic region encodes these proteins:
- the nadA gene encoding quinolinate synthase NadA → MENLKKEIEQLKQEKNAVLLAHYYVDDAVQEIADYVGDSYYLAKVALKESKDVICFAGVNFMGESAKILNPDRTVIMPDQKADCPMAHMVDVEKIEEMRKKYDDLAVVCYINSTAEIKAHSDVCVTSSNALKVVTALPQKNIFFVPDENLGRYIGSKLPEKNFIYNDGFCHVHRSITAENVKKAKEVHPEAEVLVHPECTPDVVALGDYVGSTSGIIDYATASDKDVFIICTEMGVLYELKQKNPGKTFYSVGHRQFCPNMKRISLENVRDTLRDMKNQVELPEELRLNAKKALDEMLRIAQ, encoded by the coding sequence ATGGAAAATTTAAAAAAAGAGATCGAACAATTAAAACAAGAAAAAAATGCTGTTTTACTAGCACATTATTATGTAGACGATGCCGTTCAGGAAATTGCTGATTATGTTGGGGATTCTTATTATCTTGCCAAAGTTGCATTAAAAGAATCCAAAGATGTGATTTGTTTTGCAGGCGTAAACTTTATGGGTGAGAGTGCCAAGATCTTAAACCCAGACCGTACAGTGATCATGCCAGATCAGAAGGCAGACTGCCCAATGGCTCATATGGTCGATGTAGAGAAGATTGAAGAGATGCGTAAGAAATATGATGATCTTGCTGTTGTCTGTTACATTAATTCTACAGCAGAGATCAAAGCACATTCTGATGTCTGTGTAACTTCATCCAATGCTCTGAAAGTTGTAACAGCACTTCCACAGAAGAATATTTTCTTCGTACCAGATGAGAACCTCGGACGTTATATCGGAAGCAAACTTCCAGAGAAGAACTTTATTTACAATGACGGATTCTGTCATGTACATAGAAGTATCACAGCCGAGAACGTAAAGAAAGCCAAAGAAGTACATCCAGAAGCAGAAGTTTTAGTGCATCCAGAATGTACACCAGACGTTGTAGCTTTAGGTGATTATGTAGGAAGTACATCAGGAATCATTGACTATGCGACAGCATCTGACAAGGACGTATTTATCATTTGTACAGAGATGGGTGTTTTATATGAATTAAAACAGAAGAACCCAGGAAAGACATTCTACTCTGTAGGACATCGTCAGTTCTGTCCAAATATGAAGCGTATCAGTTTAGAGAATGTAAGAGACACATTAAGAGACATGAAGAATCAGGTAGAATTACCAGAAGAACTGCGATTAAATGCTAAGAAAGCATTAGATGAGATGTTAAGAATCGCGCAGTAA
- a CDS encoding RNA-binding domain-containing protein, translating to MKLQESERTEFKSIVVTDIKKEIIAFANCDGGKIYIGIEDDGTVIGVEDSDSVALQVSNMVRDAIKPDLTMFLHYETKEIEQKQVVIIDIQRGTERPYYIAKKGLRPEGVYVRQGYSSVPATDTAIRKMIKETDGDHFEDMRSLDQELTFCETKKEFQKRNITLEQSQMKTLGIINQDGIYTNLALLLSDQCVHTIKTAVFEGKNQNIFKDRKEFTGSLFAQMEAVYDYIDFRNQTHSTFEKLYRIDNRDYPEVAVREALLNCLVHRDYGYSSSILISMYEDRLEFTSIGGLVTGVTLEDVMMGISVCRNKKLANVFYRLELIEAYGTGIQKIMNAYQDQFIKPEIKVSNNVFKIILPNTNAQAELREELQYHTHIQPEDEETQIMQMIDQEKRIQRKQVQERLGISQTTSGRILKQMVKKGLIMQRGRGKNTCYVKK from the coding sequence ATGAAGTTACAAGAATCTGAGAGAACGGAATTCAAATCCATTGTAGTCACAGACATCAAGAAAGAAATCATAGCATTTGCCAATTGTGATGGAGGAAAAATCTATATTGGAATTGAAGATGATGGGACAGTTATCGGGGTAGAAGATTCAGACAGTGTAGCATTGCAAGTAAGCAATATGGTTAGAGATGCGATTAAACCAGATTTAACCATGTTCTTGCACTATGAGACAAAAGAGATAGAACAAAAACAAGTTGTGATCATAGATATTCAAAGAGGAACAGAACGCCCATACTATATAGCGAAGAAAGGGTTAAGACCAGAAGGCGTATATGTAAGACAAGGATATTCTTCTGTCCCAGCAACGGATACAGCTATTAGAAAGATGATTAAAGAAACAGATGGTGATCATTTTGAAGATATGAGATCATTAGATCAAGAATTGACTTTTTGCGAAACAAAAAAAGAATTCCAAAAGAGAAACATCACATTAGAACAGTCACAGATGAAAACTTTAGGAATTATAAACCAAGATGGAATTTATACGAATCTTGCTTTATTACTTTCAGACCAATGCGTGCATACGATTAAAACAGCAGTTTTTGAAGGAAAGAATCAAAATATATTTAAAGATAGAAAAGAATTTACAGGATCACTATTTGCACAAATGGAAGCAGTATATGATTACATTGACTTCAGAAATCAAACACATTCAACTTTTGAAAAACTTTATCGAATTGATAATAGAGATTATCCAGAAGTAGCAGTAAGAGAAGCATTGCTAAACTGTCTTGTACACAGAGATTACGGATATAGTTCTAGTATTCTGATCAGTATGTACGAAGATCGGTTAGAATTCACATCCATTGGGGGATTGGTAACAGGAGTTACATTAGAAGATGTGATGATGGGGATTTCTGTATGCAGGAATAAAAAATTAGCGAATGTTTTTTACCGTTTAGAATTGATCGAAGCTTATGGAACAGGAATACAAAAGATCATGAATGCTTATCAAGATCAGTTTATAAAACCAGAGATCAAAGTCAGTAATAATGTATTTAAGATCATATTACCAAACACAAATGCACAGGCAGAATTAAGAGAAGAACTGCAATACCATACACATATACAACCAGAAGACGAAGAAACACAGATCATGCAAATGATCGATCAAGAAAAAAGAATTCAAAGAAAACAAGTTCAGGAAAGATTAGGAATCAGTCAGACAACGAGTGGAAGGATTTTGAAGCAGATGGTTAAAAAAGGATTGATCATGCAGAGAGGCAGAGGAAAGAACACATGCTATGTGAAAAAATAA
- the rbr gene encoding rubrerythrin, which translates to MGSNRYVGTQTEKNLLEAFSGESQARNKYTYFASVAKKEGYEQMSALFLKTANNEKEHAKMWFKELAGIGDTKENLAAAAEGENYEWTDMYEGFAKTAEEEGFPELAAKFRAVGEIEKHHEERYRALLKNIETSQVFEKSEVKVWECRNCGHIVVGTKAPEVCPVCAHPQSYFEVHEENY; encoded by the coding sequence ATGGGAAGTAATAGATATGTAGGAACACAGACAGAGAAGAATTTATTAGAAGCATTTTCAGGAGAATCACAGGCAAGAAATAAGTACACTTATTTCGCATCCGTTGCAAAGAAAGAAGGATATGAGCAGATGTCTGCATTGTTCCTTAAGACGGCAAATAATGAGAAAGAACATGCCAAAATGTGGTTTAAAGAATTAGCAGGAATTGGAGATACAAAGGAAAATCTTGCTGCAGCAGCTGAAGGTGAAAATTACGAATGGACAGATATGTATGAAGGTTTTGCAAAGACTGCAGAAGAAGAAGGTTTTCCAGAACTTGCTGCCAAATTCAGAGCAGTCGGAGAGATTGAGAAGCATCATGAAGAAAGATATCGTGCACTTCTTAAGAATATCGAGACTTCACAAGTATTTGAAAAAAGTGAAGTGAAAGTATGGGAATGTCGTAATTGTGGACATATCGTAGTTGGAACAAAAGCACCGGAAGTATGTCCTGTTTGTGCACATCCACAGAGCTATTTTGAAGTGCATGAAGAAAACTATTAA
- a CDS encoding desulfoferrodoxin family protein — MAKFYRSEDKTVVLEVFGAGSSIENLKSLKANTTDAAVEKHVPVVTQEGNKITVAVSSVEHPMLPEHYIMGVYIETKNGGQLHKFAPGDKPEAVFMLADGDEFIAAYEYCNLHGLWKSEV; from the coding sequence ATGGCTAAATTTTATCGTTCAGAAGACAAAACAGTAGTATTAGAAGTATTTGGAGCAGGAAGTTCCATAGAGAATTTGAAAAGTTTAAAAGCAAATACAACCGATGCAGCAGTTGAAAAACATGTGCCGGTTGTGACACAGGAAGGAAATAAGATCACAGTAGCTGTATCTTCCGTAGAGCATCCAATGCTTCCAGAACATTATATTATGGGAGTATATATTGAAACAAAGAATGGTGGGCAGCTGCATAAATTTGCACCAGGGGATAAACCAGAGGCGGTATTTATGTTAGCCGATGGAGATGAATTCATAGCAGCATATGAGTATTGTAATCTGCATGGATTATGGAAATCTGAAGTATAG
- a CDS encoding rubredoxin, with product MKYVCDVCGWEYDEEKGYPEGGIAPGTKWEDVPEDFECPLCFVGKDQFSKE from the coding sequence ATGAAATACGTATGTGATGTATGTGGATGGGAATATGATGAAGAAAAAGGATATCCAGAAGGAGGAATCGCTCCAGGAACAAAATGGGAAGATGTTCCAGAAGATTTTGAATGTCCATTATGTTTTGTAGGGAAAGATCAATTTTCAAAAGAATAA
- a CDS encoding DUF2007 domain-containing protein — MEVKITKIFNAADQIQAEMIHDHLKQNGIETMSKQPGTGEYMSIAMGYSVYGTDIYVREDQKAKAEALINELLYDNDYNTFEDEDIKLPWWQNKVIVAKCILGFFILVIIIMIAMQILQ, encoded by the coding sequence ATGGAGGTTAAGATTACAAAAATATTTAACGCAGCTGACCAGATTCAGGCTGAGATGATTCATGATCATTTAAAACAAAACGGAATTGAAACCATGTCCAAACAACCTGGAACAGGAGAATATATGAGTATTGCAATGGGGTATTCTGTTTATGGAACGGATATTTATGTTAGAGAAGATCAGAAAGCTAAGGCAGAAGCTTTGATCAATGAACTGTTATACGATAATGACTACAATACATTCGAAGATGAAGATATCAAATTGCCTTGGTGGCAAAATAAAGTGATTGTTGCAAAATGCATTTTAGGATTTTTTATTCTTGTGATCATTATCATGATCGCAATGCAGATTCTACAATAA
- the xylB gene encoding xylulokinase codes for MLYIGVDLGTSAVKLLLMDEKGGIKKIVSKEYELHFPHPGWSEQKPEDWYSQSMEGIKELISECDKSQVAGISFGGQMHGLVVLDEDDDVIRPAILWNDGRTQKETDYLNNKIGKDKLSEYTANIAFAGFTAPKILWMRENEPDNFNKIKKIMLPKDYLAYKLSGTFCTDYSDASGMLLLDVKNKCWSKQMMEICGVSEEQLPKLFESYEVVGTLKEDIAEELGLSKEVKIIAGAGDNAAAAVGTGTVGDGMCNISLGTSGTIFISSKTFGVDSNNALHSFDHADGYYHLMGCMLSAASCNKWWMDEILKTKEYSKEQEGITKLGENHVFYLPYLMGERSPHNDPKARATFIGMSMDTTREEMTQAVLEGVAFGLRDSLEVARSLGIKIERTKICGGGAKSPLWKKIIANVMNLKVDVIESEEGPGYGGAMLAAVGCGEYDSVQEAADQLVKVVDTVEPDAKLVAKYEAKYQQFREIYPALKGVFQKFD; via the coding sequence ATGTTATACATTGGTGTAGACCTTGGAACATCCGCAGTGAAATTACTGTTAATGGATGAAAAAGGTGGAATCAAAAAAATCGTTTCCAAAGAATATGAGTTGCATTTTCCGCATCCAGGATGGTCTGAGCAGAAACCAGAAGACTGGTACAGTCAGTCTATGGAAGGAATCAAAGAATTGATCAGCGAATGTGATAAATCACAGGTTGCCGGGATCAGCTTCGGAGGGCAGATGCATGGACTTGTCGTTTTAGATGAAGATGATGATGTGATTCGCCCTGCAATCCTATGGAATGATGGACGTACACAGAAAGAAACAGATTATTTAAATAACAAGATTGGAAAAGATAAATTATCTGAGTACACAGCTAATATCGCTTTCGCAGGATTTACGGCACCAAAAATCCTGTGGATGCGTGAAAATGAACCAGACAATTTCAACAAGATCAAAAAGATCATGCTGCCAAAAGATTATCTGGCATATAAACTATCTGGAACATTTTGCACGGATTATTCCGATGCATCCGGAATGTTATTATTAGATGTAAAGAATAAATGCTGGTCAAAACAGATGATGGAAATCTGTGGAGTGAGTGAAGAACAGCTTCCGAAACTGTTTGAAAGTTATGAAGTTGTCGGAACATTAAAAGAAGATATTGCAGAAGAACTTGGTTTATCCAAAGAAGTCAAGATCATCGCGGGAGCTGGAGATAATGCGGCAGCAGCGGTAGGAACTGGAACTGTTGGAGATGGAATGTGTAACATTTCCCTTGGAACATCTGGAACGATCTTCATTTCCAGTAAGACATTTGGTGTAGATTCCAACAATGCCTTACATTCTTTTGACCACGCAGATGGATACTATCACCTCATGGGATGCATGTTAAGTGCAGCATCCTGCAATAAATGGTGGATGGACGAGATCTTAAAGACAAAAGAATACAGCAAAGAACAAGAAGGAATCACCAAACTTGGAGAAAACCATGTATTCTATCTTCCATACCTAATGGGAGAGAGATCTCCACACAATGATCCAAAAGCCAGAGCAACATTTATCGGAATGTCCATGGATACAACGAGAGAAGAAATGACACAGGCCGTGTTAGAAGGAGTTGCATTTGGACTTCGTGATTCTCTGGAAGTCGCAAGAAGTCTTGGAATCAAGATTGAACGCACAAAGATCTGCGGCGGTGGAGCTAAGAGCCCATTATGGAAGAAGATCATTGCAAATGTGATGAATCTGAAAGTCGACGTGATCGAAAGCGAAGAAGGTCCAGGATATGGAGGAGCGATGCTTGCAGCCGTTGGATGTGGAGAATACGACAGCGTACAGGAAGCAGCAGATCAGCTTGTGAAAGTGGTTGATACAGTGGAACCTGATGCCAAGCTTGTTGCGAAGTATGAGGCGAAGTATCAGCAGTTTAGAGAAATTTATCCAGCACTTAAGGGTGTATTTCAGAAATTTGATTAA
- a CDS encoding AraC family transcriptional regulator, whose translation MTEIQHELIMPNKDLPFKMFLFEGRDGNYIREKHWHRSIEIFAVFQGTLEFYLNDQEYLLECGDFIIVNSNEVHSIHAPKENMTVVLQMSLNMFEKYYTQDQFICFAHAPQAQDEQLMEMICEMYMAYSDKHCGYDLKIQSLFYDMLYLMVTRYREINVHPDILHQHKQLTKLSVITDYMKEHYKDELSLARLAEIFGYSPSYLSRMFQKYAGINYKDYLQAIRTEHGYRQLIETKMTISDISMENGFPNNKAFSKAFYKKYGIMPAEFRKRQKSAINEISN comes from the coding sequence ATGACAGAGATTCAACATGAACTGATCATGCCGAATAAGGATCTTCCATTTAAGATGTTCCTTTTTGAAGGCAGAGATGGTAATTACATCAGAGAAAAACATTGGCACAGATCGATCGAAATCTTTGCGGTCTTTCAGGGAACGCTGGAGTTTTATTTAAACGATCAGGAGTATTTACTGGAATGTGGAGATTTTATCATTGTCAATTCCAACGAAGTGCATTCCATTCATGCACCAAAAGAAAATATGACTGTTGTGCTTCAGATGTCGCTTAATATGTTTGAAAAATACTACACCCAGGATCAGTTCATTTGTTTCGCCCATGCTCCGCAGGCACAGGATGAACAGCTCATGGAAATGATCTGTGAGATGTATATGGCATATTCTGATAAGCATTGTGGCTATGATCTGAAGATTCAAAGCCTGTTTTATGATATGTTATATCTGATGGTTACAAGATACCGTGAGATTAATGTACACCCAGATATTTTACATCAACACAAGCAGTTAACCAAGTTATCTGTGATCACAGATTACATGAAAGAACATTACAAAGACGAATTATCTTTGGCAAGACTTGCAGAGATTTTCGGGTATTCTCCATCCTATCTATCCCGAATGTTTCAAAAATATGCAGGAATCAATTATAAAGATTATTTGCAGGCAATCCGCACTGAACATGGGTACAGACAGCTGATAGAGACAAAGATGACGATCAGTGATATTTCCATGGAAAATGGATTTCCAAATAACAAAGCATTTTCCAAAGCCTTTTATAAAAAGTATGGAATTATGCCTGCTGAATTTCGAAAAAGACAAAAAAGTGCCATAAATGAGATAAGTAATTAG
- a CDS encoding nucleotidyltransferase family protein: MKKPALVILAAGMGSRYGGLKQMDPMDPMGHAIIDYSIYDAKRAGFGKVVFVIKKAIEKDFKETVGARVPEGMEVCYAYQEVDALPEGYNVPEGRVKPWGTAHAVLCAKPFINEPFAVINADDYYGVDGYKVMADFLTSHEEKDGKAPFAMVGYHLGNTVTENGYVSRGVCEVDDNHQLLSITERTHIEKHEDHAEFTEDDGATWASLPFDTLVSMNFFGFQPMIMDELEKGFPAFLDQAIKENPLKGEYFIPSVASDLLHDGKASLEVLVSKDQWYGVTYPEDKQSVIDALAALRENGTYKF; encoded by the coding sequence ATGAAAAAACCAGCATTAGTAATTCTGGCTGCCGGAATGGGAAGCCGTTATGGAGGATTAAAACAGATGGACCCTATGGATCCAATGGGACATGCGATCATCGATTATTCCATCTATGATGCAAAACGTGCCGGATTCGGTAAGGTAGTCTTTGTGATAAAGAAAGCAATTGAGAAAGATTTTAAAGAAACTGTTGGAGCAAGGGTTCCTGAAGGAATGGAAGTATGTTATGCATATCAGGAAGTAGATGCATTACCAGAAGGTTATAATGTTCCAGAAGGACGTGTGAAACCTTGGGGAACTGCACATGCTGTTTTATGTGCAAAACCATTTATCAATGAACCATTTGCCGTGATCAACGCAGATGACTATTATGGTGTTGATGGATATAAAGTCATGGCTGATTTCCTTACAAGCCATGAAGAGAAAGATGGAAAGGCACCATTTGCAATGGTGGGATATCATCTTGGAAATACTGTTACAGAGAATGGATACGTATCCAGAGGTGTCTGTGAAGTTGATGACAACCACCAGTTACTTTCTATCACAGAAAGAACTCATATCGAAAAACATGAAGATCATGCAGAATTCACAGAAGATGACGGTGCAACTTGGGCATCGCTTCCATTTGATACTTTAGTGTCCATGAACTTCTTTGGATTCCAGCCTATGATCATGGACGAGTTAGAAAAAGGATTCCCTGCTTTCCTTGATCAAGCGATCAAAGAGAATCCATTAAAAGGTGAATACTTTATTCCTAGTGTCGCAAGTGACCTGTTACATGATGGAAAAGCCTCTCTTGAAGTGCTTGTATCTAAAGATCAGTGGTATGGTGTTACATATCCAGAAGATAAACAGAGCGTTATTGATGCTTTAGCTGCTTTAAGAGAAAATGGTACTTATAAATTTTAA
- a CDS encoding 3D domain-containing protein — MLKVMKKKLLVVIAMLVVASGIIFTGSTSTKAEDNEVQYLGKYKLTAYCGCKKCSGKWGTRTASGKKAKQGRTIAVDKRKIKLGSKVQINGKTYVAEDVGGGVKGKHIDVFFKSHKQTKRFGKKTGVKVYKVN; from the coding sequence ATGCTGAAAGTTATGAAGAAGAAATTGTTAGTAGTGATTGCGATGTTAGTTGTAGCATCAGGAATCATCTTTACAGGATCAACTTCAACCAAAGCAGAAGATAACGAAGTACAATACTTAGGAAAATACAAATTAACAGCATACTGCGGATGTAAAAAATGCAGTGGAAAATGGGGAACAAGAACAGCTTCTGGAAAGAAAGCAAAACAGGGAAGAACTATTGCTGTAGATAAAAGAAAGATCAAATTAGGATCAAAAGTACAGATCAATGGAAAAACATACGTAGCCGAAGATGTCGGAGGCGGTGTCAAAGGAAAACATATCGATGTATTCTTTAAATCTCATAAACAGACAAAGAGATTTGGTAAGAAAACAGGTGTTAAAGTTTATAAGGTAAATTAA
- a CDS encoding Mrp/NBP35 family ATP-binding protein, translating into MSECSHDCSSCSANCGSRTQEKTDFLEPLYRESKVKKVIGIVSGKGGVGKSMTTSLLGVAAMRKGLHTAILDADVTGPSIPQAFGLHERLLGNAEGIILPAMTNFGIEVVSLNLMLEEETQPVIWRGPVVADVVKQFWGKTLWKDIDVMFVDMPPGTGEVPLTVFQSIPLDGIVVVATPQELVGMIVEKAVNMANMMNVPVLGLIENMSYIKCPDCGKEIKVFGDSHIEEISEKFNIPVLGKLPIDPKLTQACDAGLIEDVENIYLDGVMDIIL; encoded by the coding sequence ATGAGTGAATGTAGTCATGACTGCAGCAGTTGTAGTGCAAACTGCGGAAGCAGAACACAGGAGAAAACAGATTTTCTTGAACCATTATATAGAGAAAGTAAAGTAAAGAAGGTTATCGGTATCGTCAGTGGAAAAGGTGGCGTAGGTAAATCCATGACAACTTCTTTATTAGGAGTCGCAGCAATGAGAAAAGGGTTGCATACAGCAATTCTTGATGCGGATGTCACAGGACCATCCATCCCGCAGGCATTTGGACTTCATGAGAGATTATTAGGAAATGCAGAAGGAATCATTCTTCCAGCAATGACAAATTTCGGAATCGAAGTTGTATCCTTAAACTTAATGTTAGAAGAAGAAACACAGCCAGTAATCTGGAGAGGTCCAGTTGTAGCAGACGTTGTAAAACAGTTCTGGGGTAAGACATTATGGAAAGACATTGATGTGATGTTTGTGGACATGCCACCAGGAACCGGAGAAGTTCCATTAACAGTTTTCCAGTCTATTCCATTAGATGGAATCGTTGTCGTTGCAACTCCACAGGAATTAGTAGGAATGATTGTGGAGAAAGCTGTGAATATGGCGAACATGATGAATGTACCAGTTCTGGGTCTGATCGAGAACATGAGCTACATCAAATGTCCAGATTGCGGCAAAGAGATTAAGGTATTTGGAGACAGTCATATTGAAGAAATTTCTGAGAAGTTTAACATTCCAGTACTCGGAAAACTTCCAATTGATCCAAAATTAACACAGGCATGTGACGCAGGGCTGATCGAGGATGTGGAAAATATTTACTTAGATGGTGTAATGGATATCATTTTATAA
- the rpe gene encoding ribulose-phosphate 3-epimerase: protein MDYILSPSILSADFANLGADVKEAVKAGAKWVHIDVMDGMFVPNISLGLPVIKSLRKETEALFDVHLMIEEPGRYIDDFAEAGADLITLHAEATKHLHRAIQQVKAKGLKVGVALNPATPLSALDYVLEELDMVLIMTVNPGYGGQSYIAKMDDKIKELRAIINEKGLDIDIEVDGGISAKNVAHVKECGANVFVAGSAVFNGDIASSAKDILEAMEA from the coding sequence ATGGATTATATTTTATCCCCATCAATTTTGTCAGCAGATTTTGCGAATCTTGGAGCAGATGTAAAAGAAGCAGTAAAAGCAGGTGCAAAATGGGTGCACATTGATGTTATGGATGGAATGTTCGTACCTAATATTTCCTTGGGACTTCCAGTGATTAAATCACTTCGTAAAGAGACAGAAGCTTTATTTGATGTACATTTAATGATTGAAGAACCAGGAAGATATATTGATGATTTTGCAGAAGCAGGAGCTGATCTGATCACTCTTCACGCAGAAGCAACAAAACATCTTCATAGAGCGATCCAGCAGGTAAAAGCGAAAGGATTAAAAGTTGGAGTAGCCTTGAATCCAGCAACGCCATTATCTGCATTAGATTATGTATTGGAAGAATTAGATATGGTACTGATCATGACTGTAAACCCAGGTTATGGCGGACAGTCTTATATTGCGAAGATGGATGACAAGATCAAAGAATTACGAGCGATCATCAATGAAAAAGGACTGGATATCGATATTGAAGTAGATGGAGGAATCTCAGCAAAGAACGTAGCACATGTCAAAGAATGTGGAGCAAACGTATTTGTAGCAGGATCCGCTGTATTTAACGGTGATATTGCATCTAGTGCAAAAGATATTTTAGAAGCTATGGAGGCGTAA
- a CDS encoding Na/Pi cotransporter family protein, whose amino-acid sequence MSSTNILGLLGGLALFLYGMQMMSNGLESVAGNKMKDILEKLTSNRFLGIIVGALITAVIQSSSATTVMVVGFVNSGMMTLNQAVWIIMGANIGTTITGQLIALDVGALAPLIAFIGVALVVFSKNEKVQFVGEIIAGLGILFVGMNMMGDSMVPLREYPPFINLMTRFSNPLIGIIAGMIFTAVIQSSSASVGILQALALSGVISFHDAAFVLFGQNIGTCITAILASIGTERSAKRATIIHLSFNIIGTAIFTILCLVTPLTNYVAGFSGSSITKQIANMHTLFNISTTILLIPFGNYLAKLATKILPEKAEEKEQHKHLKYIKSVDTRVDATFGTSAINLQNLRNEIQRMLEMARVNVEESFDAFLAGSSRSLGDVDKREDYIDYLNKEISRAAAKMMAHETNVKASKNIGSYLDMTSNIERIGDHAVNICDYTKLIEEKHIVFSDDAKQQMEEMKMICEKMFHNISKVPEDTQEWLQKVHDSENFIDQKTEEFYESHLERINRGECNDEACIIFSEMLTDFERIGDHTWNVAKQMAKIIERG is encoded by the coding sequence GTGAGCAGTACAAACATTTTAGGTCTGTTGGGAGGATTAGCATTATTCCTCTATGGTATGCAGATGATGAGTAACGGATTAGAATCCGTTGCCGGAAATAAAATGAAAGACATTTTGGAAAAATTGACATCCAATAGATTCTTAGGAATTATCGTAGGAGCCTTGATCACAGCCGTGATCCAGTCATCCTCAGCTACAACGGTAATGGTTGTAGGATTTGTAAACTCTGGAATGATGACATTAAATCAAGCAGTATGGATCATCATGGGAGCAAATATCGGTACAACGATCACGGGACAGTTAATCGCATTAGACGTTGGAGCATTAGCACCATTGATCGCATTTATTGGTGTAGCACTTGTTGTATTTTCAAAGAATGAGAAAGTACAGTTTGTCGGAGAGATCATTGCGGGACTTGGTATCTTATTTGTCGGAATGAACATGATGGGAGATTCCATGGTACCACTTCGTGAGTATCCACCATTTATCAACCTGATGACAAGATTTTCTAATCCACTGATTGGAATCATCGCAGGTATGATCTTTACAGCGGTCATCCAGTCATCTTCAGCTTCTGTAGGTATCCTGCAAGCATTAGCATTAAGTGGAGTGATCAGTTTCCATGATGCAGCCTTTGTATTATTTGGACAGAATATCGGTACATGTATCACAGCGATCTTAGCATCGATCGGAACAGAGAGAAGTGCGAAGAGAGCAACGATCATTCATCTAAGCTTCAATATTATCGGAACAGCCATTTTTACAATTTTATGTTTAGTGACACCTTTGACAAATTATGTGGCAGGATTCAGTGGAAGCAGTATTACAAAACAGATTGCCAATATGCATACATTATTTAATATCAGTACAACCATCCTGCTGATCCCATTTGGAAATTATCTGGCAAAACTTGCAACCAAGATCCTTCCAGAGAAAGCAGAAGAGAAAGAACAACACAAACATTTAAAATACATCAAATCGGTTGATACAAGAGTAGATGCTACATTTGGTACGTCAGCGATCAACTTACAGAACTTAAGAAATGAAATTCAGAGAATGCTTGAGATGGCAAGAGTCAATGTAGAAGAAAGTTTTGATGCATTTTTGGCAGGAAGCAGCAGATCCTTAGGTGATGTTGATAAAAGAGAAGATTATATTGATTATCTGAATAAAGAAATTTCAAGAGCCGCAGCAAAGATGATGGCGCATGAAACGAATGTTAAAGCTTCAAAAAATATCGGCTCATATCTTGATATGACAAGTAATATCGAACGAATTGGAGATCATGCAGTTAATATTTGTGATTATACAAAGTTGATCGAAGAAAAACATATTGTATTTTCAGATGACGCAAAACAGCAGATGGAAGAAATGAAAATGATCTGTGAAAAAATGTTCCATAACATTTCTAAAGTACCAGAGGATACGCAGGAATGGCTTCAGAAAGTTCATGATTCAGAGAACTTTATCGATCAGAAGACAGAAGAATTCTACGAAAGTCACTTGGAACGTATCAACAGAGGAGAATGTAATGATGAAGCATGCATCATTTTCTCTGAAATGTTAACAGACTTTGAGCGTATCGGTGATCATACATGGAATGTTGCGAAACAGATGGCAAAGATCATTGAACGTGGGTAA